A stretch of the Arachis stenosperma cultivar V10309 chromosome 6, arast.V10309.gnm1.PFL2, whole genome shotgun sequence genome encodes the following:
- the LOC130932865 gene encoding WRKY transcription factor 44 isoform X3, with protein MDIDEAERVVVAKPVASRPNCSTFRSFSELLAGAINASSPQIESSQATVSAIRPKTVRFKPALNRTPAASVASQDDIFEAALCDSSHKSPNSDTKQSLIYKPMAKLVSRTTVSLLANMGNCSTIQQQSGQSMEGGLHHISHESFGTNLSSDLYHSHSITPPSETTEPCKMMQQNIEEDQKALTSAINCDRPSYDGYNWRKYGQKQVKGSEYPRSYYKCTHPNCPVKKKVERSFDGQIAEIVYKGEHNHPKPQPPKRSGTAGMQGSGMVPDGVAQDVWSNNHSERNDSRIENQNDTGLPANSVYGVKVSQPNDSILNACGISPENSCGLSGECEQGSKGFEAEEEESRSKRRRNESRSNEAAVSEEALIEPRIVLQSSTDSEIIGDGFRWRKYGQKVVKGNPFPSYYRCTNVKCNVRKHVERAIDDPRAFVTTYEGKHNHEMPIKNINPNVPSERDSQASLSKDKP; from the exons ATGGATATTGATGAAGCTGAGAGAGTAGTTGTGGCAAAACCAGTTGCTTCAAGGCCTAATTGTTCTACTTTCAGATCTTTCTCTGAGCTTCTTGCAGGTGCCATTAATGCCTCATCACCTCAAATTGAATCTTCCCAGGCAACAGTTTCTGCCATTAGACCAAAGACAGTGAGGTTCAAGCCGGCACTGAACCGCACCCCCGCTGCGTCTGTTGCTTCTCAG GATGACATTTTTGAAGCTGCACTTTGTGATTCTTCCCACAAGAGTCCTAATTCTGACACCAAGCAGTCCCTCATATACAAACCAATGGCAAAACTTGTGTCAAGGACAACAGTTTCTCTTTTGGCAAATATG GGAAATTGCAGTACAATTCAGCAACAATCCGGGCAATCAATGGAGGGTGGTCTTCATCATATCAGCCATGAAAGTTTCGGAACTAATCTGAGCTCTGATCTTTATCACAGTCACAGCATTACACCACCTTCTGAAACTACTGAACCTTGTAAGATGATGCAACAGAACATAGAGGAGGATCAGAAGGCTTTAACATCCGCAATCAATTGCGATCGACCTTCTTATGATGGGTATAACTGGAGGAAATACGGGCAGAAGCAAGTGAAAGGAAGTGAGTATCCGCGGAGTTATTATAAGTGCACTCATCCTAATTGTCCAGTGAAGAAGAAGGTTGAGAGATCATTTGATGGACAGATTGCAGAAATTGTTTATAAAGGTGAACACAACCATCCAAAGCCACAGCCTCCCAAGCGCAGCGGAACAGCAGGGATGCAAGGATCAGGAATGGTGCCTGATGGAGTGGCTCAAGATGTGTGGAGTAACAATCACAGTGAGAGGAATGATAGCAGAATAGAAAACCAGAATGACACAGGGCTGCCTGCGAATTCGGTTTATGGGGTTAAAGTTTCGCAGCCTAATGATTCTATTTTAAATGCATGTGGGATAAGCCCAGAAAATTCGTGTGGTCTAAGTGGGGAATGTGAGCAAGGAAGCAAAGGATTTGAGGCAGAGGAGGAAGAATCTAGAAGTAAAAGAAG GAGGAATGAGAGTCGATCCAATGAAGCAGCCGTGTCGGAGGAAGCATTAATCGAGCCTCGCATTGTGCTGCAGAGTTCTACAGATTCAGAGATAATTGGAGATGGCTTCCGCTGGAGGAAGTACGGGCAGAAGGTGGTGAAGGGCAATCCATTTCCCAG TTACTACAGATGTACAAATGTGAAGTGTAATGTTCGAAAGCACGTGGAGAGAGCAATAGATGATCCAAGAGCATTTGTCACTACATATGAGGGAAAGCACAATCACGAGATGCCAATCAAGAACATCAACCCAAATGTCCCCTCTGAGAGAGATTCACAAGCTTCTCTTAGTAAAGACAAACCATGA
- the LOC130932865 gene encoding WRKY transcription factor 44 isoform X1 has protein sequence MDIDEAERVVVAKPVASRPNCSTFRSFSELLAGAINASSPQIESSQATVSAIRPKTVRFKPALNRTPAASVASQDDIFEAALCDSSHKSPNSDTKQSLIYKPMAKLVSRTTVSLLANMGNCSTIQQQSGQSMEGGLHHISHESFGTNLSSDLYHSHSITPPSETTEPCKMMQQNIEEDQKALTSAINCDRPSYDGYNWRKYGQKQVKGSEYPRSYYKCTHPNCPVKKKVERSFDGQIAEIVYKGEHNHPKPQPPKRSGTAGMQGSGMVPDGVAQDVWSNNHSERNDSRIENQNDTGLPANSVYGVKVSQPNDSILNACGISPENSCGLSGECEQGSKGFEAEEEESRSKRRRNESRSNEAAVSEEALIEPRIVLQSSTDSEIIGDGFRWRKYGQKVVKGNPFPRSYYRCTNVKCNVRKHVERAIDDPRAFVTTYEGKHNHEMPIKNINPNVPSERDSQASLSKDKP, from the exons ATGGATATTGATGAAGCTGAGAGAGTAGTTGTGGCAAAACCAGTTGCTTCAAGGCCTAATTGTTCTACTTTCAGATCTTTCTCTGAGCTTCTTGCAGGTGCCATTAATGCCTCATCACCTCAAATTGAATCTTCCCAGGCAACAGTTTCTGCCATTAGACCAAAGACAGTGAGGTTCAAGCCGGCACTGAACCGCACCCCCGCTGCGTCTGTTGCTTCTCAG GATGACATTTTTGAAGCTGCACTTTGTGATTCTTCCCACAAGAGTCCTAATTCTGACACCAAGCAGTCCCTCATATACAAACCAATGGCAAAACTTGTGTCAAGGACAACAGTTTCTCTTTTGGCAAATATG GGAAATTGCAGTACAATTCAGCAACAATCCGGGCAATCAATGGAGGGTGGTCTTCATCATATCAGCCATGAAAGTTTCGGAACTAATCTGAGCTCTGATCTTTATCACAGTCACAGCATTACACCACCTTCTGAAACTACTGAACCTTGTAAGATGATGCAACAGAACATAGAGGAGGATCAGAAGGCTTTAACATCCGCAATCAATTGCGATCGACCTTCTTATGATGGGTATAACTGGAGGAAATACGGGCAGAAGCAAGTGAAAGGAAGTGAGTATCCGCGGAGTTATTATAAGTGCACTCATCCTAATTGTCCAGTGAAGAAGAAGGTTGAGAGATCATTTGATGGACAGATTGCAGAAATTGTTTATAAAGGTGAACACAACCATCCAAAGCCACAGCCTCCCAAGCGCAGCGGAACAGCAGGGATGCAAGGATCAGGAATGGTGCCTGATGGAGTGGCTCAAGATGTGTGGAGTAACAATCACAGTGAGAGGAATGATAGCAGAATAGAAAACCAGAATGACACAGGGCTGCCTGCGAATTCGGTTTATGGGGTTAAAGTTTCGCAGCCTAATGATTCTATTTTAAATGCATGTGGGATAAGCCCAGAAAATTCGTGTGGTCTAAGTGGGGAATGTGAGCAAGGAAGCAAAGGATTTGAGGCAGAGGAGGAAGAATCTAGAAGTAAAAGAAG GAGGAATGAGAGTCGATCCAATGAAGCAGCCGTGTCGGAGGAAGCATTAATCGAGCCTCGCATTGTGCTGCAGAGTTCTACAGATTCAGAGATAATTGGAGATGGCTTCCGCTGGAGGAAGTACGGGCAGAAGGTGGTGAAGGGCAATCCATTTCCCAG AAGTTACTACAGATGTACAAATGTGAAGTGTAATGTTCGAAAGCACGTGGAGAGAGCAATAGATGATCCAAGAGCATTTGTCACTACATATGAGGGAAAGCACAATCACGAGATGCCAATCAAGAACATCAACCCAAATGTCCCCTCTGAGAGAGATTCACAAGCTTCTCTTAGTAAAGACAAACCATGA
- the LOC130932865 gene encoding WRKY transcription factor 44 isoform X2 translates to MDIDEAERVVVAKPVASRPNCSTFRSFSELLAGAINASSPQIESSQATVSAIRPKTVRFKPALNRTPAASVASQDDIFEAALCDSSHKSPNSDTKQSLIYKPMAKLVSRTTVSLLANMGNCSTIQQQSGQSMEGGLHHISHESFGTNLSSDLYHSHSITPPSETTEPCKMMQQNIEEDQKALTSAINCDRPSYDGYNWRKYGQKQVKGSEYPRSYYKCTHPNCPVKKKVERSFDGQIAEIVYKGEHNHPKPQPPKRSGTAGMQGSGMVPDGVAQDVWSNNHSERNDSRIENQNDTGLPANSVYGVKVSQPNDSILNACGISPENSCGLSGECEQGSKGFEAEEEESRSKRRNESRSNEAAVSEEALIEPRIVLQSSTDSEIIGDGFRWRKYGQKVVKGNPFPRSYYRCTNVKCNVRKHVERAIDDPRAFVTTYEGKHNHEMPIKNINPNVPSERDSQASLSKDKP, encoded by the exons ATGGATATTGATGAAGCTGAGAGAGTAGTTGTGGCAAAACCAGTTGCTTCAAGGCCTAATTGTTCTACTTTCAGATCTTTCTCTGAGCTTCTTGCAGGTGCCATTAATGCCTCATCACCTCAAATTGAATCTTCCCAGGCAACAGTTTCTGCCATTAGACCAAAGACAGTGAGGTTCAAGCCGGCACTGAACCGCACCCCCGCTGCGTCTGTTGCTTCTCAG GATGACATTTTTGAAGCTGCACTTTGTGATTCTTCCCACAAGAGTCCTAATTCTGACACCAAGCAGTCCCTCATATACAAACCAATGGCAAAACTTGTGTCAAGGACAACAGTTTCTCTTTTGGCAAATATG GGAAATTGCAGTACAATTCAGCAACAATCCGGGCAATCAATGGAGGGTGGTCTTCATCATATCAGCCATGAAAGTTTCGGAACTAATCTGAGCTCTGATCTTTATCACAGTCACAGCATTACACCACCTTCTGAAACTACTGAACCTTGTAAGATGATGCAACAGAACATAGAGGAGGATCAGAAGGCTTTAACATCCGCAATCAATTGCGATCGACCTTCTTATGATGGGTATAACTGGAGGAAATACGGGCAGAAGCAAGTGAAAGGAAGTGAGTATCCGCGGAGTTATTATAAGTGCACTCATCCTAATTGTCCAGTGAAGAAGAAGGTTGAGAGATCATTTGATGGACAGATTGCAGAAATTGTTTATAAAGGTGAACACAACCATCCAAAGCCACAGCCTCCCAAGCGCAGCGGAACAGCAGGGATGCAAGGATCAGGAATGGTGCCTGATGGAGTGGCTCAAGATGTGTGGAGTAACAATCACAGTGAGAGGAATGATAGCAGAATAGAAAACCAGAATGACACAGGGCTGCCTGCGAATTCGGTTTATGGGGTTAAAGTTTCGCAGCCTAATGATTCTATTTTAAATGCATGTGGGATAAGCCCAGAAAATTCGTGTGGTCTAAGTGGGGAATGTGAGCAAGGAAGCAAAGGATTTGAGGCAGAGGAGGAAGAATCTAGAAGTAAAAGAAG GAATGAGAGTCGATCCAATGAAGCAGCCGTGTCGGAGGAAGCATTAATCGAGCCTCGCATTGTGCTGCAGAGTTCTACAGATTCAGAGATAATTGGAGATGGCTTCCGCTGGAGGAAGTACGGGCAGAAGGTGGTGAAGGGCAATCCATTTCCCAG AAGTTACTACAGATGTACAAATGTGAAGTGTAATGTTCGAAAGCACGTGGAGAGAGCAATAGATGATCCAAGAGCATTTGTCACTACATATGAGGGAAAGCACAATCACGAGATGCCAATCAAGAACATCAACCCAAATGTCCCCTCTGAGAGAGATTCACAAGCTTCTCTTAGTAAAGACAAACCATGA
- the LOC130932865 gene encoding WRKY transcription factor 44 isoform X4, with protein MDIDEAERVVVAKPVASRPNCSTFRSFSELLAGAINASSPQIESSQATVSAIRPKTVRFKPALNRTPAASVASQDDIFEAALCDSSHKSPNSDTKQSLIYKPMAKLVSRTTVSLLANMGNCSTIQQQSGQSMEGGLHHISHESFGTNLSSDLYHSHSITPPSETTEPCKMMQQNIEEDQKALTSAINCDRPSYDGYNWRKYGQKQVKGSEYPRSYYKCTHPNCPVKKKVERSFDGQIAEIVYKGEHNHPKPQPPKRSGTAGMQGSGMVPDGVAQDVWSNNHSERNDSRIENQNDTGLPANSVYGVKVSQPNDSILNACGISPENSCGLSGECEQGSKGFEAEEEESRSKRRNESRSNEAAVSEEALIEPRIVLQSSTDSEIIGDGFRWRKYGQKVVKGNPFPSYYRCTNVKCNVRKHVERAIDDPRAFVTTYEGKHNHEMPIKNINPNVPSERDSQASLSKDKP; from the exons ATGGATATTGATGAAGCTGAGAGAGTAGTTGTGGCAAAACCAGTTGCTTCAAGGCCTAATTGTTCTACTTTCAGATCTTTCTCTGAGCTTCTTGCAGGTGCCATTAATGCCTCATCACCTCAAATTGAATCTTCCCAGGCAACAGTTTCTGCCATTAGACCAAAGACAGTGAGGTTCAAGCCGGCACTGAACCGCACCCCCGCTGCGTCTGTTGCTTCTCAG GATGACATTTTTGAAGCTGCACTTTGTGATTCTTCCCACAAGAGTCCTAATTCTGACACCAAGCAGTCCCTCATATACAAACCAATGGCAAAACTTGTGTCAAGGACAACAGTTTCTCTTTTGGCAAATATG GGAAATTGCAGTACAATTCAGCAACAATCCGGGCAATCAATGGAGGGTGGTCTTCATCATATCAGCCATGAAAGTTTCGGAACTAATCTGAGCTCTGATCTTTATCACAGTCACAGCATTACACCACCTTCTGAAACTACTGAACCTTGTAAGATGATGCAACAGAACATAGAGGAGGATCAGAAGGCTTTAACATCCGCAATCAATTGCGATCGACCTTCTTATGATGGGTATAACTGGAGGAAATACGGGCAGAAGCAAGTGAAAGGAAGTGAGTATCCGCGGAGTTATTATAAGTGCACTCATCCTAATTGTCCAGTGAAGAAGAAGGTTGAGAGATCATTTGATGGACAGATTGCAGAAATTGTTTATAAAGGTGAACACAACCATCCAAAGCCACAGCCTCCCAAGCGCAGCGGAACAGCAGGGATGCAAGGATCAGGAATGGTGCCTGATGGAGTGGCTCAAGATGTGTGGAGTAACAATCACAGTGAGAGGAATGATAGCAGAATAGAAAACCAGAATGACACAGGGCTGCCTGCGAATTCGGTTTATGGGGTTAAAGTTTCGCAGCCTAATGATTCTATTTTAAATGCATGTGGGATAAGCCCAGAAAATTCGTGTGGTCTAAGTGGGGAATGTGAGCAAGGAAGCAAAGGATTTGAGGCAGAGGAGGAAGAATCTAGAAGTAAAAGAAG GAATGAGAGTCGATCCAATGAAGCAGCCGTGTCGGAGGAAGCATTAATCGAGCCTCGCATTGTGCTGCAGAGTTCTACAGATTCAGAGATAATTGGAGATGGCTTCCGCTGGAGGAAGTACGGGCAGAAGGTGGTGAAGGGCAATCCATTTCCCAG TTACTACAGATGTACAAATGTGAAGTGTAATGTTCGAAAGCACGTGGAGAGAGCAATAGATGATCCAAGAGCATTTGTCACTACATATGAGGGAAAGCACAATCACGAGATGCCAATCAAGAACATCAACCCAAATGTCCCCTCTGAGAGAGATTCACAAGCTTCTCTTAGTAAAGACAAACCATGA